Proteins encoded within one genomic window of Streptomyces kaniharaensis:
- a CDS encoding EF-hand domain-containing protein, with the protein METTEAIKAMFDRFDKNGDGKITPAEYALVANEMGDHDVTLSMAEALIHAMDTRHQGYLTFDEFLAARRG; encoded by the coding sequence ATGGAGACCACCGAGGCGATCAAGGCCATGTTCGACCGTTTCGACAAGAACGGCGACGGCAAGATCACTCCGGCCGAGTACGCGCTCGTCGCGAACGAGATGGGCGACCACGACGTGACGCTCTCGATGGCCGAGGCGCTGATCCACGCCATGGACACCCGCCACCAGGGCTACCTGACCTTCGACGAGTTCCTGGCCGCCCGCCGGGGCTGA
- a CDS encoding bifunctional glycosyltransferase/CDP-glycerol:glycerophosphate glycerophosphotransferase, translating into MSLLLSIVLPVHGVERFLPRCLDSILGDTPAAESRFEVIAVDDLSPDGSGAILDEYAARDPRLRVLHLTENQGLGGARAAALPHARGEYVWFVDSDDWLPERTVSVVLDELRHEGRQPVPADVLITDFTHVYPDGETEPNPWRHVLLGSPLVDGCTLAEHPELFQTVMSVWNKVFRRAYLEGLGVSFGRGYYEDISVTYPALLAAGRLRYLDRPCYVYRRGRDGAITATASPKHADVFTQYDAIFAFLDRPDRPGQPVPAALRTLVFDRTVRQALNVYDTPGLVPGDRRKEFFRRISQHFARHRPDGYQFPGGVRGVQYRLAARGARIAYAELRRTGRLPRELKRGARAVAPAVKKGVRSGARFTAYNAFRRLPLDEHLAVYAAYWHRGYACSPAAIYEKAKELAPRIRGVWVVENRAQAATMPPGVPYVIVNTPAYLKVMATAKYFVNNVNFPRTMAKRPGTVHVQTQHGTPLKAMGMDLRDRPEAADGMDFGRLQEAIDRWDFLVSSNPHTSEHFARAFPGRYEMLDTGYPRNDRLANATPDEVRAMRERIGLRPGRTSVLYAPTHREAKGGYVPLLDVKELARRLGPSYTLLVRTHYFHTGGPGDLAAGEDAAEIVDVSAHPTVEDLYLAADVLVTDYSSMMFDYAVLDRPIVVFAPDWDEYRRVRGVYFDLFAEPPGAVTVDVDGLAKALLAGDADPAARARFRARFCPWDDGGAAERVVRRVFPV; encoded by the coding sequence GTGTCCCTCCTCCTCAGCATCGTGCTCCCGGTCCACGGCGTGGAGCGGTTCCTGCCGCGCTGCCTCGACTCGATCCTCGGCGACACCCCCGCCGCGGAGTCCCGCTTCGAGGTGATCGCGGTCGACGACCTCTCCCCCGACGGCTCCGGCGCGATCCTGGACGAGTACGCCGCCCGCGACCCCCGGCTGCGGGTCCTGCACCTCACCGAGAACCAGGGCCTCGGTGGCGCCCGCGCCGCCGCCCTGCCGCACGCGCGCGGCGAGTACGTCTGGTTCGTCGACAGCGACGACTGGCTGCCCGAGCGCACCGTCAGCGTCGTCCTGGACGAACTGCGCCACGAGGGCCGCCAGCCGGTCCCCGCCGACGTGCTGATCACCGACTTCACCCACGTCTACCCGGACGGCGAGACCGAGCCCAACCCGTGGCGCCACGTGCTGCTCGGCTCCCCGCTCGTCGACGGCTGCACCCTGGCCGAGCACCCGGAGCTGTTCCAGACCGTGATGTCGGTCTGGAACAAGGTGTTCCGCCGCGCCTACCTGGAGGGCCTCGGCGTCTCCTTCGGGCGCGGCTACTACGAGGACATCTCGGTCACCTACCCGGCGCTGCTGGCGGCCGGGCGGCTGCGCTACCTCGACCGCCCCTGCTACGTCTACCGGCGCGGCCGGGACGGCGCGATCACCGCCACCGCGTCCCCCAAGCACGCCGACGTGTTCACCCAGTACGACGCGATCTTCGCCTTCCTGGACCGCCCGGACCGCCCCGGCCAGCCCGTCCCGGCCGCGCTGCGCACCCTGGTCTTCGACCGGACCGTCCGCCAGGCGCTGAACGTCTACGACACCCCCGGGCTGGTCCCGGGCGACCGGCGCAAGGAGTTCTTCCGCCGGATATCCCAGCACTTCGCCCGGCACCGCCCGGACGGCTACCAGTTCCCCGGCGGCGTGCGCGGCGTGCAGTACCGGCTGGCCGCGCGCGGCGCGCGCATCGCGTACGCGGAGCTGCGCCGCACCGGCCGGCTGCCGCGCGAACTCAAGCGCGGGGCGCGGGCGGTGGCCCCGGCGGTGAAGAAGGGCGTGCGCAGCGGAGCCCGGTTCACCGCGTACAACGCCTTCCGCCGGCTGCCGCTGGACGAGCACCTGGCCGTCTACGCGGCCTACTGGCACCGGGGTTACGCGTGCAGCCCGGCGGCGATCTACGAGAAGGCGAAGGAACTCGCCCCGCGGATCCGGGGCGTGTGGGTGGTGGAGAACCGCGCGCAGGCCGCCACCATGCCGCCCGGGGTGCCGTACGTGATCGTCAACACCCCCGCCTACCTCAAGGTGATGGCGACCGCCAAGTACTTCGTCAACAACGTCAACTTCCCGCGCACGATGGCGAAGCGGCCCGGCACGGTGCACGTCCAGACCCAGCACGGCACCCCGCTGAAGGCGATGGGCATGGACCTGCGGGACCGCCCCGAGGCCGCCGACGGCATGGACTTCGGCCGGCTCCAGGAGGCCATCGACCGCTGGGACTTCCTGGTCTCCTCCAACCCGCACACCAGCGAGCACTTCGCCCGCGCCTTCCCCGGCCGGTACGAGATGCTCGACACCGGCTACCCGCGCAACGACCGGCTGGCCAACGCCACCCCGGACGAGGTGCGCGCCATGCGCGAGCGGATCGGTCTGCGGCCCGGCCGCACGTCCGTGCTGTACGCGCCGACGCACCGCGAGGCCAAGGGCGGCTACGTGCCGCTGCTGGACGTGAAGGAGCTGGCGCGGCGGCTCGGCCCGTCGTACACGCTGCTGGTGCGCACGCACTACTTCCACACCGGCGGCCCGGGGGACCTGGCGGCGGGCGAGGACGCGGCGGAGATCGTGGACGTCTCGGCGCACCCGACGGTCGAGGACCTGTACCTCGCGGCGGACGTGCTGGTGACGGACTACTCGTCGATGATGTTCGACTACGCGGTGCTGGACCGCCCGATCGTCGTCTTCGCGCCGGACTGGGACGAGTACCGGCGGGTGCGCGGGGTCTACTTCGACCTGTTCGCGGAGCCGCCGGGCGCGGTCACGGTGGACGTGGACGGGCTGGCGAAGGCACTGCTGGCGGGTGACGCCGATCCGGCGGCGCGGGCGCGGTTCCGGGCGAGGTTCTGCCCGTGGGACGACGGCGGGGCGGCGGAGCGGGTCGTACGCCGGGTGTTCCCGGTCTAG
- a CDS encoding YjbQ family protein: protein MADNIHSHPTGLFQTATFEITTGSREVALDITDRCAAFLTDRAAGRDGLLNVFVPHATAGIAVLETGSGSDDDLLASLRELLPADDRWRHRHGSPGHGRDHVIPGLVAPHATLPVIGGQLTLGVWQSVVLVDTNGDNPRRTVRLSFLG, encoded by the coding sequence ATGGCGGACAACATCCACTCCCACCCCACCGGTCTGTTCCAGACCGCCACGTTCGAGATCACCACCGGCAGCCGTGAGGTCGCACTCGACATCACCGACCGCTGCGCCGCGTTCCTCACCGACCGGGCCGCCGGACGCGACGGCCTGCTCAACGTCTTCGTCCCGCACGCCACCGCCGGGATCGCCGTCCTGGAGACCGGCTCCGGCAGCGACGACGACCTCCTCGCCAGCCTGCGCGAGCTGCTGCCCGCCGACGACCGCTGGCGCCACCGGCACGGCAGCCCCGGACACGGCCGCGACCACGTGATCCCCGGTCTGGTCGCCCCGCACGCCACCCTGCCCGTGATCGGCGGCCAACTGACGCTCGGCGTCTGGCAGTCCGTCGTCCTCGTCGACACCAACGGGGACAACCCGCGCCGGACGGTCCGGCTCTCCTTCCTCGGCTGA
- a CDS encoding DUF1990 family protein: MRQDLHQRLLAARAATPTYPQVGATRGGRLPDGYAHLRRRVHLGHGPEVLERAGRYVLGWGSQLGTGFAVHPGAPAQEGATVLIRLSLPGSRWPRIVIPCRVVWTVDEPDRIGFAYGTLPGHPECGEESFLVSMDADGEVWFEVAAFSRLAAWYARLGRPVAALCQYLAIERYLAAVATVAAGPGAQRP; encoded by the coding sequence ATGCGCCAGGACCTCCATCAGCGTCTCCTCGCCGCCCGCGCCGCCACGCCGACCTACCCCCAGGTCGGGGCAACCAGGGGCGGCCGACTGCCGGACGGCTATGCGCACCTGCGGCGGCGGGTGCACCTCGGCCACGGCCCCGAGGTGCTGGAGCGCGCCGGGCGGTACGTCCTCGGCTGGGGCAGCCAGTTGGGCACCGGTTTCGCCGTCCATCCGGGCGCGCCCGCCCAGGAGGGGGCGACGGTCCTGATCCGGCTGAGCCTTCCGGGGAGCCGCTGGCCACGGATCGTCATCCCCTGCCGCGTGGTGTGGACGGTCGACGAGCCGGACCGGATCGGCTTCGCGTACGGGACGCTCCCCGGGCACCCCGAGTGCGGCGAGGAGTCTTTCCTCGTGAGCATGGACGCCGATGGCGAGGTGTGGTTCGAGGTCGCCGCGTTCTCCCGGCTGGCCGCGTGGTACGCCCGCCTCGGCCGCCCGGTCGCCGCGCTCTGCCAGTACCTGGCGATCGAGCGCTACCTCGCTGCGGTGGCCACCGTCGCTGCCGGCCCCGGCGCGCAGCGCCCCTGA
- a CDS encoding TetR/AcrR family transcriptional regulator C-terminal domain-containing protein has translation MLDLHVLLYCYVQGVAVHVEREARAQADTGLTEEQWMDQQTPALAALVNAARYPVFARTIARAGAAEGGYDLDLDALFAFGLGPLLDGVAAMIEAA, from the coding sequence ATGCTCGACCTGCACGTCCTGCTCTACTGCTACGTCCAGGGGGTTGCCGTCCACGTGGAGCGGGAGGCCCGGGCGCAGGCCGACACAGGTCTGACCGAGGAGCAGTGGATGGACCAGCAGACTCCGGCCCTGGCGGCCCTGGTGAACGCGGCTCGCTACCCGGTGTTCGCCCGGACCATTGCGCGTGCCGGGGCCGCCGAGGGTGGCTACGACCTCGATCTGGACGCGCTGTTCGCGTTCGGGCTGGGGCCCCTGCTGGACGGCGTCGCCGCCATGATCGAGGCGGCGTAG
- a CDS encoding AAA family ATPase, giving the protein MRLHRLTVTAFGPFAGSETVDFDALAAGGLFLLRGATGAGKSSVLDAVCFALYGDVPGSRRANRLRSDHADPHQLTEVRLELTLGGRRLQITRLPEQRRPKKVGSGTTVERPQTLLREWAADAGDGAPGWRGVSKSHQEAGEEIHRLIGMNREQFCQVVLLPQGDFARFLKADSEERGKLLRRLFDTERFQHVEAWLAEQRRVQEAAVQAGRRRLRDLASKAEQAAGPGAEPAGQWVPDEDESADLTAGVLGWAAILRAGAAEQQAVADAALAGAEAAHLAAQRDREAAEELAGRQHRHRQARQQADRLAEVEPVVERDRQRLAAAQAAVGVESPLRLREGAAEAHRRAQDAERRHREALARTGGEGQALATAGAAELAEAELRLRAEVVRLETARADERRCAELAREQRTTADDRRHAEELAEEAEDWLAEFEDQLNRLQKEQAGAQAASAKVEQLDGRRTELTARLGAARERDGLRAEIAAGEPRVHALRTAALDAREHSQDLRERRLAGMAAELAEQLRAGEACRVCGSPEHPAPAEAGPGGRVSAADEDRARAAQSSAEQAAANAEQALTALRVREATAAGAAGPDGADARTDALSGALAALEREHREARQAAEALGRVEQEIGRLSDDRARRLDERREARERAAVLTDRLQALDAEQRELTARVAAARGEAASVAERAADLTRLIDGVAAVAGAARVCQEAAARLSEAEDELGKAAAAAGFPDAEDALAVLLPREQREQLEDRLDRHRAELAAVRHELALPELAEAAARPAADLPAAQAALDAATARLRRAHAAQAAARERLESLTAIGRQLADLTAELAPALVRYGRINRLATLAAGTSTENRLRMRLESYVLAARLEQVAAAASDRLVRMSGGRYTLVHSDDRGTGNKRSGLALRVVDAWTGTERDTATLSGGESFFASLALALGLADVVTDEAGGMPLDTLFIDEGFGTLDEHSLEEVMDVLDGLRERDRAVGIVSHVADLRSRIPAQLLVRKGRHGSTLALAGREDA; this is encoded by the coding sequence ATGAGGCTGCACCGGCTCACCGTCACCGCCTTCGGCCCGTTCGCGGGCAGCGAGACGGTGGATTTCGACGCGCTCGCCGCCGGCGGGCTGTTCCTGCTGCGCGGCGCGACCGGGGCGGGCAAGAGCAGCGTGCTGGACGCGGTGTGCTTCGCCCTCTACGGCGACGTTCCCGGCAGCCGCAGGGCCAACCGGCTGCGCAGCGACCACGCCGACCCGCACCAGCTGACGGAGGTGCGGCTGGAGCTGACGCTCGGCGGGCGACGGCTGCAGATCACCCGGCTGCCGGAGCAGCGGCGCCCGAAGAAGGTCGGCTCCGGCACGACGGTCGAGCGACCGCAGACGCTGCTGCGCGAGTGGGCGGCCGACGCGGGGGACGGCGCGCCCGGTTGGCGCGGGGTCAGCAAGTCGCACCAGGAGGCCGGGGAGGAGATCCACCGGCTGATCGGCATGAACCGGGAGCAGTTCTGCCAGGTCGTTCTGCTGCCGCAGGGCGACTTCGCGCGCTTCCTCAAGGCCGATTCGGAGGAGCGCGGCAAGCTGCTGCGGCGGCTGTTCGACACCGAGCGGTTCCAGCACGTCGAGGCGTGGCTGGCCGAGCAGCGGCGGGTCCAGGAGGCCGCCGTCCAGGCGGGGCGGCGCCGACTGCGCGATCTCGCCAGCAAGGCCGAGCAGGCGGCCGGCCCGGGCGCCGAGCCGGCCGGCCAGTGGGTGCCCGACGAGGACGAGTCCGCCGACCTGACGGCGGGCGTGCTCGGCTGGGCCGCGATCCTGCGCGCCGGCGCGGCCGAGCAGCAGGCCGTCGCGGACGCGGCGCTGGCGGGCGCCGAGGCGGCCCACCTCGCCGCGCAGAGGGACCGCGAGGCCGCCGAGGAGCTGGCCGGGCGCCAGCACCGCCACCGACAGGCCCGGCAGCAGGCCGACCGGTTGGCCGAGGTCGAACCCGTGGTGGAGCGCGACCGACAGCGGCTGGCCGCCGCGCAGGCGGCCGTCGGGGTGGAGTCCCCGCTGCGGCTGCGTGAGGGCGCCGCCGAGGCGCACCGGCGCGCGCAGGACGCCGAGCGCCGCCACCGGGAGGCGCTGGCCCGCACCGGCGGCGAGGGCCAGGCCCTCGCCACCGCCGGCGCCGCGGAACTGGCCGAGGCCGAACTGCGCCTGCGGGCCGAGGTGGTACGGCTGGAGACGGCCCGGGCGGACGAGCGCCGCTGCGCCGAACTCGCCCGCGAACAGCGGACCACGGCCGACGACCGCCGCCACGCCGAGGAGCTCGCCGAGGAGGCCGAGGACTGGCTCGCCGAGTTCGAGGACCAGTTGAACCGGCTCCAGAAGGAGCAGGCCGGGGCGCAGGCGGCGAGCGCGAAGGTCGAGCAACTGGACGGCCGGCGCACCGAGTTGACCGCCCGCCTGGGCGCAGCCCGGGAGCGAGACGGACTGCGGGCCGAGATCGCGGCCGGCGAGCCGAGGGTCCACGCGCTGCGCACCGCCGCGCTGGACGCCCGCGAGCACAGCCAGGACCTGCGCGAGCGCCGACTCGCCGGCATGGCCGCCGAGTTGGCCGAGCAGCTGCGGGCGGGCGAGGCCTGTCGGGTCTGCGGCTCGCCCGAACACCCGGCGCCCGCCGAGGCCGGCCCCGGTGGCCGGGTCAGCGCCGCGGACGAGGACCGGGCGCGCGCCGCCCAAAGCTCCGCCGAGCAGGCGGCGGCGAACGCCGAGCAGGCCCTCACCGCGCTGCGGGTCCGCGAGGCGACGGCTGCCGGGGCGGCCGGGCCGGACGGCGCCGACGCCCGCACGGACGCCCTCTCCGGCGCCCTCGCCGCACTGGAACGCGAGCACCGCGAGGCACGGCAGGCCGCGGAGGCGCTCGGTCGGGTCGAGCAGGAGATCGGCCGCCTCTCCGACGACCGCGCCCGCCGACTCGACGAGCGTCGCGAGGCCCGCGAGCGCGCCGCCGTCCTCACCGACCGGCTCCAGGCCCTCGACGCCGAGCAGCGGGAGCTCACCGCCCGGGTGGCCGCCGCCCGGGGCGAGGCGGCCTCCGTGGCCGAGCGGGCCGCGGACCTCACCCGGCTCATCGACGGCGTCGCCGCGGTGGCCGGCGCCGCGCGGGTCTGCCAAGAGGCGGCGGCCCGACTCTCCGAGGCCGAGGACGAACTCGGCAAGGCCGCCGCCGCAGCCGGCTTCCCGGACGCCGAAGACGCACTCGCCGTCCTGCTCCCCCGGGAGCAGCGCGAGCAGCTGGAGGACCGGCTGGACCGGCACCGCGCCGAGCTCGCCGCCGTCCGGCACGAGCTCGCGCTGCCCGAACTCGCCGAGGCCGCGGCCCGTCCCGCCGCCGACTTGCCCGCCGCCCAAGCCGCACTCGACGCCGCCACCGCCCGGCTGCGCCGCGCGCACGCCGCCCAGGCCGCGGCCCGCGAGCGCCTCGAGTCGCTGACCGCGATCGGTCGCCAGCTCGCCGACCTGACCGCCGAACTCGCCCCCGCGTTGGTGCGGTACGGGCGGATCAACCGGCTCGCCACGCTGGCCGCCGGCACCTCCACCGAGAACCGGCTCCGGATGCGCCTGGAGTCGTACGTCCTGGCAGCCCGGCTGGAGCAGGTCGCCGCGGCGGCCAGCGACCGGCTGGTCCGGATGTCGGGCGGCCGCTACACCCTCGTCCACAGCGACGACCGCGGCACTGGCAACAAGCGCTCGGGCCTGGCCCTGCGCGTGGTCGACGCCTGGACGGGCACCGAGCGGGACACCGCGACCCTCTCCGGCGGCGAGAGCTTCTTCGCCTCCCTCGCCCTCGCCCTCGGCCTCGCGGACGTCGTCACCGACGAGGCCGGCGGCATGCCGCTGGACACCCTCTTCATCGACGAGGGCTTCGGCACGCTCGACGAACACTCGCTGGAGGAGGTGATGGACGTCCTCGACGGCCTGCGCGAGCGCGACCGGGCGGTCGGCATCGTCAGCCACGTCGCCGACCTGCGCAGCCGGATCCCGGCCCAGCTCCTGGTCCGCAAGGGCCGGCACGGCTCGACCCTGGCCCTGGCCGGACGGGAGGACGCGTAG
- a CDS encoding exonuclease SbcCD subunit D codes for MRLLHTSDWHLGRSFHRESLHDAQRAFLDHLVAVVEEEHADAVLVAGDVYDRALPGLDAVALFDDVLHRLAGLGVPTVFISGNHDSARRLGVGAGLIGQAGIHLRTDPGECAVPVLLADEHGPVAVYGLPYLEPTLVRERFGLERGGHAAVLGAAMERVREDLAARPAGTRAVVLAHAFVTGGAPSDSERDIAVGGVASVPASVFDGVHYAALGHLHGCQTLAPHLRYSGSPLAYSFSEVNQRKTMWLVDLAADGSVAAERVDCPQPRALATLRDKLDTLLTDEKYAPFEHSWVQVTLTDAARPSEPMERLRRRFPHTLQLLFDPEETETAPSQSYAARVSGRADLEIAEGFLRHVRPGAEPDGDELGWLRAGFESVRETTDRKADLPR; via the coding sequence ATGCGACTGCTGCATACCTCCGACTGGCATCTCGGGCGCTCGTTCCACCGGGAGAGCCTGCACGACGCCCAGCGTGCGTTCCTCGACCACCTGGTGGCGGTGGTCGAGGAGGAGCACGCGGATGCCGTGCTGGTTGCCGGCGACGTGTACGACCGGGCGTTGCCGGGTCTGGACGCGGTCGCGCTGTTCGACGACGTGCTGCACCGGCTGGCCGGGCTCGGCGTGCCGACGGTGTTCATCAGCGGCAACCACGACTCGGCCCGCCGGCTGGGCGTCGGGGCCGGGCTGATCGGGCAGGCGGGCATCCATCTGCGCACGGATCCGGGCGAGTGCGCCGTCCCGGTGCTGCTGGCCGACGAGCACGGGCCGGTGGCCGTGTACGGGCTGCCGTACCTGGAGCCGACGCTGGTGCGCGAACGGTTCGGGCTGGAGCGCGGAGGGCACGCGGCGGTGCTGGGCGCCGCGATGGAGCGGGTGCGGGAGGACCTCGCGGCCCGCCCGGCGGGGACGCGCGCCGTGGTACTGGCGCACGCCTTCGTCACGGGGGGCGCGCCGAGCGACAGCGAGCGGGACATCGCGGTCGGCGGCGTCGCGTCGGTGCCGGCCTCGGTGTTCGACGGGGTGCACTACGCCGCGCTCGGCCACCTCCACGGCTGCCAGACACTCGCGCCGCACCTGCGCTACAGCGGTTCGCCGCTCGCGTACTCGTTCTCCGAGGTGAACCAGCGCAAGACGATGTGGCTGGTCGATCTCGCCGCCGACGGCTCGGTGGCCGCCGAGCGCGTCGACTGCCCGCAGCCCCGCGCGCTCGCCACCCTGCGCGACAAGCTCGACACGCTGCTCACCGACGAGAAGTACGCGCCGTTCGAGCACTCCTGGGTGCAGGTCACCCTGACCGACGCAGCCCGCCCGAGCGAGCCGATGGAGCGGCTGCGCCGTCGCTTCCCGCACACCCTCCAGTTGCTCTTCGACCCGGAGGAGACGGAGACGGCGCCCTCGCAGTCGTACGCGGCCCGGGTCAGCGGGCGGGCCGACCTGGAGATCGCGGAGGGCTTCCTGCGGCACGTGCGCCCCGGCGCCGAGCCGGACGGGGACGAACTCGGCTGGCTGCGGGCCGGGTTCGAGAGCGTGCGGGAGACCACCGACCGGAAGGCGGACCTGCCCCGATGA